The stretch of DNA CATATGAACCAGACATATTTTATTTAGCCCACCGATGTATCATGGGTCTGTCTAACTATCTAGTTTTGTTCATGTTGTAGCGTAGACAAAAGCCGAAAACACGTAGGAAATACACACTTTGGACGCTTAATAAGCAGACGAGGACCATGAGAAAATCAGGTCATGCAAACGATCTTACAATTCTACTGTCAtctgcaaaaatgtcatacgcAGCAAGACTGAATCTTTGCACACTCTTGGACAAATTTTGACTTTACATATAATGGACAGAAACCGTGATTGAGAGATTATCAACAGACTCTCGAGCTACTAGATCACAAGTGATATATTTACATAGCATTATACCCGGTTGTCGTTGAAACCGATTGCCTCAGAAGCAGGTAAAGTTCATGGCTCCCTTCAGGTATCGACTTTTTTCCCAGAAATCTTGCCGTCAGCTTTAGTTTTTTGGGATTTGTATTGACCTTGTTTTTCATGCCTGCGCGATAGAATAAAATGATAATGATATTCCACTACtttgtaaaatatttatttgatatgATACCTCAAAGTCTTCTTCTCCTTGTATCTCATGATGACATTTTCTTTACCATCCAACCGCGTGTTGTCTGAATCAAATGAGCCATTTGAAAGTTTCGGTTCAGGAAACCTTGGAGCTATTTCATCGTCCTTGCTTTCAGAATCAGTGCTTTCACCAGTCATTCTTGAGACAGAGAACGATGTTGAGTAAGATAGTTTAGTTGGATGCTGACTATATTTACTCGTTGGATAGCGATGAACTTTGTCAGAAAAATCAAAATCTGTGGTGACATCACATGATTGCTGCATAAGGTATGAAGAGGAAGAAGGCCTTGATGCATCCTGCTATAACAAAACAGCGTAGGGAGGAAAACCGGCAATGCTTAATGATATTCAATTTCAGGGAAGCCGATTCTTACCTTAGTCGTGCTTGCACAGCTACTATTAAATTTATTAGTTGCTGAATGTTCCTTAGATATGTAGCAATCTGTGCTTTTGTCGCCAACTTGTGTTCCAGCTGTCTCTTGCTGATCATTTCCAAAGATTTCTTTAAAGTTCCGGAATGTCAAATCAACATCAGGTATGTTGACATCGTCAAAACATCTCATTTCATCACAAACTCCGAGGTCTTGCATGTTTTGAAGCCAAATCTGCAGAATTCAGGCATACAAGATTCGTATTAAGAGCAATAACTTGAATATAATTATTCTTCCAGAAAGTGACAAATCCTCGTTTCATCACCAGTTCTTGAAGTACAAAGTACTAAATACTCTATGCAGATAAGTATATACAAATAGAAAAATGAGAAGTAATGAGAAAACCTCGCTATTATGAGCATCAGTTTTGCattgccaaaatgactctccgTGAATGGGACTTTCAGTACTTGTCAATTGATCCAACTGTGAAAAGGACATCAGAAAGGGCTCCTCGGTCCTTTCTTCGCCAAGATTCGCCATATTCTGATTGTCGGTATGCCCACCAAGGTGATCCTCGGCATGATTACCCAGAGTTTTATGCACTTTACGATTCCCATCATATTCAAATGATAATCCATCCATTCTATCTTTGACATGTACTAAGCATGAATCATCGCAGCCCTTGGCAAGCTTCCTCTCTAAATCCACAATCTGTTGCAGAATCGAGCACGTAGTTTGTTGCCTATTCTCGTCTTTAAGTACCTGCAAACAGGATTTCACAACCGTACAGTTCAACTACTGTTTCATAGCAAGAAAAAGAGTAACAATCATCTTAAACTATAAAATGCAAGAGGGCGGAAAATGGTATACCATTTTTCCTCGCATATTTGATCCCTCTTCAAACGACACTTTTCGAACATTTGAAGTGGCAACAAAACCCGAATCAACACTAATTGATGACGAATAAACCGACTGGTCATCTTTATCGCCTAACTTACTCTCCAACTGATTCAAATCGAAACCCCAAAGCACGGCTAAATCTTTAGCTGAAGGGCACCCCACATAACTTCTAATCACTCTTTTCCTATGCCGTGAAGAAACGCGATGACGGCCAGCATCACAACTTTGGCACATGAACATCTGATGGTCAAAACACCGAACGCGCGCTGCTCGATTTCTGCATGACTCGCACACGAGAGTTCGGGGATGCCGATATGAAAGAGCATTGGCCGAGTGAACCTTGGCATCACAAGAGAGGCAAAGATGTGCTGAATCTGCCTTACAATACACAATTGGCCTTAATGACTTACAAAACTCACAAACCTTTTCCATCACCGTGATTTTTCGAGGTCAAAATCAACCATGGGAGGATGCAAGTGTTTCTCTAGCAAAAATTATGGCCCGATTTACCAGAACAGAAAAAGTCTGAAAAATTCACCAAGATTTGGAAAAATAAGGAAACCTTTAAGCAGAAAAAGATAAGCCCCAAATAGGGAAGACCTTAACCAAGACCTCAAATCAGGAAAAGGGGGAAATCTAATCATAACCAACTAACCAAGTGAAACTACAAATCTCATCAGAAACATTTTCATTGATTAATTATAAACACAAACCATCATAGTACTTGTTTAACAACATAAGCACAATCACCAAATCCCAGTAAGAATTAATGACTGATACTCAAAACAAGAAACAGAAAACAGGTCACAGGGTACAAAAAAACTAACCGTTGATCACACTCACTCCAAACAAAGAACTTTCTTGAATCAGCTGAAACTCAGAAACCCTTTaatgaaaaagaaagaaagagagtCACAACTCACATGAATGAGTCAGTACAtacatatatgagttgaagtaAAAAGAAAGGGGCATTAAGGTTTTGGCGTGGGATGTTTGCCATTAAGTATGTTATCTACTTTCTCTCTCTACCGCTTTTCCTCTTCTCTCTCTATCTTTTCGGAGGAACTTTTTGATGACGTGGGCAGTTAGGAATAGGTGTAATCCTGCGTGGAAGGAAGGTAAGTGTTATCTTGCGGCATGTGACAGCAAAGCCTCTGATCCAAATAGTTGGCGGATGCAGCCAATGAAAACGAGCCACGTAGGGCAAAGGTTTGCCAAAATTATGGGGACTACGAAAGCTTatgattggaaaaaaaaaaaatgggatTTCTTAGTTTTTTGCTCAAAAAGGGGATTATTTGTCGGTGTGCATGTAGCGTATATTTAATATATCAGAACCGTAGGTACACACATATTTAaaaattggcaaaaacttgggtgagacggtcttacagatcgtattttgtgagacggatctcttatttgggtcatccatttaaagtattaatttttatgtcaaatatattactttttattgtaaatatggacaATATTGATTCGTCTTAcgaataaagatttgtgagaccgtcttacaaaagACACACtctttaaaaaatttagacttaataattttatgtaaaaaaattcgaaattatAGTAAATGTtatagataaagtattatagaTAGACTTGTCAAATTGGATTAGGTTCGTCGGGCCGGCCCGCTCCGCTATAAAAATTAAGCGGATTGGGTTGATAAAATAGCAGCCCGTTTGAAGGCGGACCAAATGGGCTGAGCCCGTTTGGGTTGCGGGCCAAGATGGGTCGAGCCCAAACGGGGCGGGTTGGCCCGCCAAATTAGggtaaaattttatatatttttttatatattttaaagttttatataaaaattggaATAAGTCCCATGCGCCTCCATCACTCTCTTATCTTAtttctttcttatttttctCCTTGGCCTCGCCTCCATCACTCACTCTGGTAAAATCTGAATCTCTgtaaattttatttatgaatCTTAAAGGGAAGAAATTTAtgtaaattttattcatgaatcttaaaataatttttaagcaTAACAGTTGTTCGTGAACCCAAGAGCGGTTTCGTTTGAAGTCCGACGAGTTGTAGTGAAATTTTGTGGACCCGGCGGAGGTTTGATAATTATGTGTATTGTTGAACAcataatattttctaaaatttacAACCGTCTCTTTTCTCGACTTTCTGTTCTCTTCCATGTCTTAATCTTTCATGTTTGGTTTAAGCACTTTACTTTTTAAGGATTATGTTGATGCTttcttaatttcttatttcaatgtttttaagtattttatgaaactatttgactgaaatatatttttcttctatgttTACTGCGATATtgtttagtatttttttttaaaaataaacggGTTAAAAATAAGCGGGTCGGCCCGCCTAGCCCGTGGCCCAAGGTGGGTTGGGCTGGGTTGGCTATTTAGAGGTCCGCGAAAATGGCGGGCTGGCCCGCCCCTCCCCGCCTAATGGCGGGTTGCGGGTTGGCCCGTCCCGCCAGCCCGTTTTGACACGTCTAATTGTAGATgattattgagataaaatttatatttaatcatGTTATCAACTATTTAAACTATGTAAATATACCATATAAATAAAGATCtccaatgattaataaaatatttcaagtcATCGTCTCTTCTCTATATTATTTACtattcacaacacgttatcagaaCGAACGCTTTGCAAGATAAACGTCATAAATAATTATTCTTATCATTTATGCTCTTGAAGTGACAAAACGGATTTTGATCTGCCAACTTGTAATTTTAAAGAGCAAGTGCACCCGGCTGGCCCGTTGTTAATCTTTATCCAACTTCATCCTGCACCTTTCTTCAATCCATTAAGTTTCATCATTTCCCTAGAACCGACGCTCTTCCAACATCTGCAATCGGCGAATGTGTTGAGACAAAAAACGTAATCCACGATTGTTCTCCCATCAAATATTTTTGTGTAGATTTCAAGAACTATATCAGGTTCTAGAGACATCTCCTATGTCAGATTCTTGGCCACTCACGTTCCATTTGACCAAGGACATCAACTACACGTAGTAATGCTTGACCAGATTCTTGGCATTTGCTCATGATATGGGAGCTCTGGATGGTATAGGAATGCATTCTACTTAGATGAACGCTTTCGCCTTTTGAGATAAGTATCCAAAATAAGAATGAACATAAACAAGGGGCCTGATAGAATCTTGTGAGATGAAATATGATATTCTTGCCCGATGAAAAAAAGGTGTGAATCTGTCTTCCCGCTCCAGTACCTCCAACCAGTGACGACCCTTTATCATGCCTGAATCGGCAAATTCATCGGGCACTTCTCCAGCCTTAATTTTTATAGTACAAATATGTTTGTGTAAGATTATAATATTATGGGTTGAGAATTGCCAaatttttttggcaaaaacttatgtgagaaggtctcacggatcgtattttgtgaggcggatctcttatttgaatcatccatgaaaaaatattactttttatgctatgattattactttttattgtgaatatcggtagtgttgatttgtctcacagataaagattcgtgatcaGACCGTCTAACAAGAGACctaatcaatttttttcttctttttcggTTTCTATGCTCTAataaatggcaaaaacttgtgtgagacggtctcacgggtcgtatttgtgagacggatctcttatttgggtcacccatgaaaaaatattactttttatgctaagagtattactttttattgtgaatatgggtagggttgacccgtctcacagattatgatccgtgagacggtctcacatgagagtcACTCCTAATAAATTTATAGTATTCGATAAGGCTTTGAGGTTTTGAAGAACCGAACAATTTCAGTAAACTTTCTTAGATAATTTTGTTCATCTTTTATAAAATTGTCTTTAGATTACTGTTATATGTACCATGTTAACTTATGAGTATACGTCAATATTTATTACCTTTTCTTGTTTTTCAACGGCAtgtttataatatttaaaaatattatcacTCTAATTAGATTTTGATTTCTTCTTATAATAGTTGAAATGGCGAAAACTATCAAAATTGAATTTTAAGAACTTGACTTGattggaaaaaaattatttatcatggATTTTGGAGGCCCGAGTCCACCTTGTCTCTATGAATTTAGGagataaaagaaagaaagaaatgaaATGTTCCAGCAGGACAGTGCAAAAACACTCATTTTCCTTCGTCATCATCTCAATGATGGGTTCAAAATCGAGTATCTCACTGTGAAAGAGCCACGAGAACTTTGGAAAAAtctaaaagaaagatttgaccATTAGAAAACCGTAGTTCCCATAAGAGCCCATTATGAATGGATGTATCTACGCTTACACGATTTTAAGTTTGTAAGTGATTATAACTATGCACTATTCAAGACTAGTTCTACACTAATACTTTGTGGAGAGAAAGTATGAAACGTCCACTattcgtttttctttaaaatatactagaaatttttttatataaatatatgtgtgcaactattatttgaaaatccaaaagaaagtaattcaaaacataaaatcgtaaacgtcaactatatatatatatatatatacacacacacacacacacacgaatCTTGCAACTTTTAAAAAAACCaaccaactattatttgaaaataaaaaagaaagtaattcaaagcataaaatcgtaaatGTCAACTACCCTAAACTTTTTATTAGGTgttgtgtgcgtgagtttgaAGGGGAAAAATGACTTGGAATtcttgattatttaatataaaatacatGG from Primulina eburnea isolate SZY01 chromosome 6, ASM2296580v1, whole genome shotgun sequence encodes:
- the LOC140833926 gene encoding putative zinc finger protein At1g68190 isoform X3, with amino-acid sequence MEKVCEFCKSLRPIVYCKADSAHLCLSCDAKVHSANALSYRHPRTLVCESCRNRAARVRCFDHQMFMCQSCDAGRHRVSSRHRKRVIRSYVGCPSAKDLAVLWGFDLNQLESKLGDKDDQSVYSSSISVDSGFVATSNVRKVSFEEGSNMRGKMVLKDENRQQTTCSILQQIVDLERKLAKGCDDSCLVHVKDRMDGLSFEYDGNRKVHKTLGNHAEDHLGGHTDNQNMANLGEERTEEPFLMSFSQLDQLTSTESPIHGESFWQCKTDAHNSEIWLQNMQDLGVCDEMRCFDDVNIPDVDLTFRNFKEIFGNDQQETAGTQVGDKSTDCYISKEHSATNKFNSSCASTTKQSCDVTTDFDFSDKVHRYPTSKYSQHPTKLSYSTSFSVSRMTGESTDSESKDDEIAPRFPEPKLSNGSFDSDNTRLDGKENVIMRYKEKKTLRHEKQGQYKSQKTKADGKISGKKVDT
- the LOC140833926 gene encoding putative zinc finger protein At1g68190 isoform X1, encoding MEKVCEFCKSLRPIVYCKADSAHLCLSCDAKVHSANALSYRHPRTLVCESCRNRAARVRCFDHQMFMCQSCDAGRHRVSSRHRKRVIRSYVGCPSAKDLAVLWGFDLNQLESKLGDKDDQSVYSSSISVDSGFVATSNVRKVSFEEGSNMRGKMVLKDENRQQTTCSILQQIVDLERKLAKGCDDSCLVHVKDRMDGLSFEYDGNRKVHKTLGNHAEDHLGGHTDNQNMANLGEERTEEPFLMSFSQLDQLTSTESPIHGESFWQCKTDAHNSEIWLQNMQDLGVCDEMRCFDDVNIPDVDLTFRNFKEIFGNDQQETAGTQVGDKSTDCYISKEHSATNKFNSSCASTTKQDASRPSSSSYLMQQSCDVTTDFDFSDKVHRYPTSKYSQHPTKLSYSTSFSVSRMTGESTDSESKDDEIAPRFPEPKLSNGSFDSDNTRLDGKENVIMRYKEKKTLRHEKQGQYKSQKTKADGKISGKKVDT
- the LOC140833926 gene encoding putative zinc finger protein At1g68190 isoform X2, with translation MEKVCEFCKSLRPIVYCKADSAHLCLSCDAKVHSANALSYRHPRTLVCESCRNRAARVRCFDHQMFMCQSCDAGRHRVSSRHRKRVIRSYVGCPSAKDLAVLWGFDLNQLESKLGDKDDQSVYSSSISVDSGFVATSNVRKVSFEEGSNMRGKMVLKDENRQQTTCSILQQIVDLERKLAKGCDDSCLVHVKDRMDGLSFEYDGNRKVHKTLGNHAEDHLGGHTDNQNMANLGEERTEEPFLMSFSQLDQLTSTESPIHGESFWQCKTDAHNSEIWLQNMQDLGVCDEMRCFDDVNIPDVDLTFRNFKEIFGNDQQETAGTQVGDKSTDCYISKEHSATNKFNSSCASTTKDASRPSSSSYLMQQSCDVTTDFDFSDKVHRYPTSKYSQHPTKLSYSTSFSVSRMTGESTDSESKDDEIAPRFPEPKLSNGSFDSDNTRLDGKENVIMRYKEKKTLRHEKQGQYKSQKTKADGKISGKKVDT